TGGATTCCGATCGGAAAATAAAAATTGTCATCCTGAGCGGAGCGTAGCGGAGTCGAAGGATCTCGTCACCATGAAGTTCACGGCAACATTATCCACAGGCTATTATCAGTCCGAGATTCTTCGACTCGCGCACCTCTGGCGCGCTTCGCTCAGAATGACAACAACGAGTAAGAAAGGAAAAAAGATCATGAAAATTTTAAAAGATGTACCCACGTACGAATACAAAGAACCTTTGTTTGAATGCGTCCGGGTGACGATGAACTATCTTGGGGAGACCTATTCGCCTGAGTACATCCAGGGGATTGCGGGGGCTGCGTTTCGCATTGCAACCGGATGCCCGAGCCGCCCGACCTGCTGCATGCTGATGTGGACGCCCGATCTGGTCAAACTGCTCGGGTATGACTGTAAAGATGTTCCCTGCTTCGGGCCGAACGGCGAAAGGCAGACCGATCAAATGATTGAGGCGGTCAAGGAACAGATCGGCGCGGGCAGGCCGGTGATTGTCTGGCATGCGATGACCAGCGCCGAGTGGGACGTTGTCTGCGGTTACGACGAGGAGAATAAACTCTTTTTCGGCAGGGGATCGTATTGGCTTGGAGCAAAGGAATACCATGCCGAGGCTTGGGATCGGGCTGAAAAGGCGGTTGATATCTGCCCGGCATTCGGAGCGGTCGTAATCGGCGAGAAGGTGCGGGAATTTAATGCTCGAGCCGCCGAGATTAACGCGTTGAACGACGCCGTCGCGCATGCAAGAACCGTCAAAGATAAGCCCGAGGAGGGCGGCTGGTATTCCTACGAGGGTATTCAGGCGTTTCAGAAGTGGGCGGAGGCCTACGGCAAGCCCGGAAAAGACCGCGACCTTGCGGACGCTTATTGCTATGATATCTACCACTCAACCCACACCGCAGCACCCGGATTTTTGCGCGAGATTGCGGGACATTTCGGTGCAAAGGCGAAAGAACAGCTTGAAAAGGCTGCGGATTATATGGAGCAGGAGGCCAAAGCGTTTGCCGCCTGCGAACCGTATTTAGGTTGGAGATCGCCGTGGGGCGTAGACGAAAACCGCAGCAAGGCGGTCGCACCGATTTTGGCCGAGGTCGCTGAACTTTATGAAAAAGCCATCACCTGCATTGAAAAAGGGATTGCGGAGAAGTACAAATAGGAGCAAATTGTAATGGAAAACGAGCGCGCCGGTTTTACCGACGCGCTTAATTAATCACAAAAGGCATTCATAAGTCCGAGATTCTTCAGACTCCAAGGAACATCTTCGATGTTCCCCGGAAGAATTTTTCAATATAAAAATTCTTCAAGCACGCCTTTGGCGTGCTACGCTCAGAATGATATTTTTATATCTTTCGGATAAATCACAATTAGTGTCCCCTCACGGACGGAGATTTCAGAATTGACACCGGTGAATTCGTTGCTGACGCCTAAGGGATAGGTGTTATATAGCGACGCGTCGGTGAGCGGGTATTTCAAACCGCGCTCATAGACGTCGGTGCAGGTTTCGGTGTGTGCGAAAGCCGAAACAACTCCATGTGCAGAGGCCGGAAAGTTAATTTTATCGTTGTGAATGGCTGTGATCACCGTGTCGCGGTCGAACAGGCAGCCCTTGCAGCCGTTTTGCGCCAGATCGGCGATGCACTGGATATTGGCAAGGGTGTGATCAAGGCGTCCGCCCGTGCCGCCGTAAATATGAAAGACGCGATAACCGCGGTTTTTGCCCTCACGCAGCGCGGCGACCATGTCGGTGTCGTCTTTCACTTTAGGCAGGACGACGGTCTTGAGTTCGGAGGACGGTTTTTTGGTCAGTGAATCGAAGTCGCCGACCAAAAGATGGGGGGTGAGGCCGTGCTGTTCGAGATAGGTCAATCCGCCGTCTGCGGCGATGACCAGATCGCCGGAAACGGGAACGGGCGGCGGGCCGTAATGTTCGCCCGCGCCGAAAATATAACAGATCGGATTTTGCATGGCCGCGCCTCCTTTCGATGAACTGTGACTATTATAACGCGAAAAGGCGGGAATTGGCAAGAGAGGGGGAAAAAGGATGAATCATATTTGACCACTCCGTCAAGTCCGCGCCAGCGGACTTACCACCCCTAAGGCGTCGCTTGCGACACCATGTAGAGGGGAATAAAAGAACCACTCCGACGCTACGCGCCATCCCCCATAAAGGAAATTTTTAGAGATAACGGGAAAACAGGAAGCGGAATAATTATTCAATGCAAAATATCAAAAAACAATAAATATTAAAGATTATGCAAAATATATGCGCAAAAACCATAAAAATTATTGAATTGTATAAAACGATTTGGTATAATTTATCTATTCTTTCTTATGTATACAATGGCGTGTACATAAAACGCAAAGAAGGAAAAAGTTCGGGTCTTTTGTTTTACCGCTTTGAACCGGACATCCAAAAATTTAATAAAGGAAGGACATAAGTATGATCCAGTATCCGAAGAACAATGACGTTCTGAACACGGTCAATCGCGGCAACCCTGCAGAATCGGGGCTTTGTACCCTATGCCGCGCCGACTGCACCGGTAAATGCGAGACCTGGATGTCGAGCATGAAGGGCAGAAAGCTTCTCTATCCCCGCGATTTCGGGGCCATTACCGCAGGCAGCGGCAACACGATTCACGAGGGCGTCAGTTACAGCGCACTGCGTATTCAGGGGTACAGCTATGGCGCACACGGACTGCCCAAGGGCCTTTCCAACAGTGCTGACGACTGCATTTTTCCCAATGTCTCGACCGAGACGGCTTTTGGGAAAGCTGTTAAGACCAAATCCCGCGTCCCAATGATGACCGGCGCGCTCGGCTCCACCTTTATTGCGGCGAAATACTGGGAATCGTTCGCCATCGGAGCGGCTATCGTCGGCTTCCCGATCGTCATCGGCGAAAACGTGGTCGGCATCGACAAGGAAGCCGTCCTGAAAAACGGGCGAATCATTAAAGCGCCGGAACTCGAGCGCAGAATTGACGTTTACTTAAAATACTACGACGGGTACGGCGCGATCATCGTACAGATGAATGTCGAGGATACCCGCAACGGCGTCGCCGAATATCTGATCGAAAAATACGGCGACAAGGTCATCATCGAACTCAAATGGGGTCAGGGCGCCAAGGACATCGGCGGCGAGATTCAGGTCACGAGTTTGGAGTATGCGCTGTTTTTGAAAGACCGCGGCTACATCGTCGATCCCGACCCGAGAAAACCCCATGTGCAGGAGGCGTTTAAGAGCGGCGCGATCAAGTCGTTTGCGCGCCACAGCCGCCTCGGATATACCGATAAAGACAACTGGATGCAGGTGCGCGAGGACTTTATGACCGAAATCGCCTACCTGAGAAAACTCGGATACAAGCGCATTACGCTCAAGACCGGCTCCTACGGCATGGAAGCGCTGGCGATGTCGATCAAATTCGCCACAGAGGCCAAGCTTGACCTGTTGACCGTCGACGGTTCGGGCGGCGGCACCGGCATGAGTCCGTGGAACATGATGGAGAACTGGGGCGTGCCATCCATTCAACTGCACTCCAAAGCGTATGAATATGCGCAGTTATTGGCCGGAAAAGGCGCGGATGTCGTCGATATGGCGTTCGCGGGTGGCCTTGCCAGAGAAGATCACATCTTTAAAGCGCTGGCACTCGGCGCGCCGTTTACCAAACTGGTCTGCATGGGCCGCGCGCTGATGATCCCCGGATTCGTCGGGGCAAACATCGAGGGCGTGCTGCATCCCGAACGCAAAGAAGCGCTCAACGGCAACTGGGCCGAACTGCCCAAGACCGTTTCGAGCGAATTCGGCACGACGCCGGAGGAGATTTTCGCGGGTTATTTCGACGTGAAAAACAAACTTGGCGCAGATGAGATGAAAAAGATTCCGCTGGGCGCGATCGGCGTCTGGACGCTGGCCGACAAGCTGACCGCAGGACTGCAGCAGCTGATGGCGGGTGCGCGCAAGTTCAACGTCTCGGCAATTTCGCGCGACGACCTGTTCGCCGCAAACCGCGAGACCGCCAAGGAGACCGGCATTACCTACATCACCGACGCGGGCGACGAGACCGCCAAAAAAATATTAAGCTTCTGATTTTGTTTTCTATAAACAACTCCTCTTAACACAAAACCCCCGCTGCAGCGGGGGTTTTGCGTTTTAAAGGATGGTTTTTAGTTTCATGAGCCCGAGATCCTTCGGCTTCGTGCAAAATGCGTTTTTTAATGATGTATCACACATTATTTCGCACTTCGCTATCATGATAAATCTATATTCAATCCGACGGGGCAATGGTCGCTGCCCATGACGTCGGAGAGAATGACGCTGTCTTTGATGTATTTGGAGAGGCGTTCCGAGACCAGAAAATAATCGATGCGCCAGCCGGCGTTATGTTCCCGGGCTTTGAACATATATGACCACCAGGTGTAAGCACCGATTTGATCGGGATATAGCATACGGAAAGAATCGACGAAGCCCGATTCTAAAAGCAGGGTCAGTTTTTCGCGCTCCTCGTTGGTAAAACCTGCGCTGCCCATGTTCGGCTTTGGGTTTTTTAAGTCGATCTCTTGATGCGCGACATTCAGGTCGCCGCAGACGATCACGGGCTTTTGTTGATCGAGGGCGGTCAGGTATGTACGAAACGCGTCTTCCCAGAGCATCCGATAGGGCAGGCGGGCCAGCTCGTTTTGGGAATTGGGCGAATAGACGGTGACGAAATAAAAGGTGTCGAACTCCAGCGTAATCACGCGGCCCTCGCCCGAGTGTTCGGCGGTGCCGAAATCGTAGGAGACGGAGAGCGGTTCGAGGCGGGTGAACACCGCGGTGCCGGAATAGCCCTTTTTGTCGGCGCTGTTCCAATAGGAGGTGTAGCCCTCGAATTCGATGTTGGCCTGCTCGCGCTGCATCTTGGTCTCCTGCACGCAGAAGATATCGGCGTCGGCGGCGGCAAAAAATTCGGGAAATCCCTTATTCATCACGGCGCGCAGGCCGTTGACGTTCCATGAGATAAATTTCATAATATTTTCCGTCCCTAATAATATTTTCGATTTAATTATACAATAAACGAGCACTTCAGGCAAGGATTGACGATATTTGTTTTCTTTCACAGTAAAACATGATATAATCGGCACAGAGCATATTCGGAGGGATCTGCCGCCGCCATGAGGTTGAATTTTGCGGTTTATGCGGTGAATACCCCTGTGTCCGGTATGGCGGTATCGATCTTTACGACTCCTTTATCACCCATCAAAACCAACTGACGAATTTCGAGAGGATCAAGAAAATCGGGTTTGAGGTCTATCGTGCGGAATTAAACCGAAAAGTTATGCTGTTGACCGAATTGTTGGAAAATTTCGACGACGGAAAAAGAAAGAGTTATTTTTGCCTCGCGGTCAATCTGCTGGATTTAACGGATACCGAATCCGTTATGGCTCAGCTTGAGAATCTCGATCGGCAGAGTTCTTCCAAAGAAAAAGCTTCTGCGGCGGTCAGGTTGTTTGAGGAAATTGCTCAAAAACACGGTGTGATATTAAAATTGCGAAAGCCGCCGGAAAAAGAAACAAGGGGAAAAGCATTATGAAATACGCCATTTTGGTTCATCCGGGACACAACCGGGTTTATTTCGAGACGGCTTTAAAACTGTCGTTGTCGGAGTTTGAAATTGCGGCACAAAGGTTCACCGTTTCATGTAAAACGCCGCAGAATCTAAACATCGGTGGTGTACAGTATCTTTTGTTTGAAACGGCGGGAGAGCTGACGGCGGGAGATGTCAAGATCGTCTCGGAACTGTCGTTTGTCTATGCGCTGTTTGCGCTGGAGGGTGAAGACGGAAATTTGCGTTTGAGACCGATTGCGCGCACCGACGAGCACTTTGTCGACGAGGGTATCAGTGCGATGTTGAAATATTCCGGTAAGACTAATGAGATTTTCACGCGCATGATGATCAACATTGCACGGTATACCCAGTCCTGCGAGGAACCGTTGAAACTGCTTGACCCACTTGCCGGAAAAGGCACGACGCTGTTCGAGGGATTAGTTAAGGGTTATGATGTGTACGGCATCGAGATCGGCGAGAAGGTGACTGCGGAGGCAAGCCGGTTTTTACAGAAGTTCCTTGAGACCGCAAAATATAAGTTTGAATATAAAACCATACGCCTATCGGGTGCAAATAAATCGTTCACCGCGCAGCGCCATACTTTTATAATTGCGCGCAACAGACAGGAACAGAAAGACGGAAACAGCAAAACGGCGGAACTGATCGCCGGAAACGCGCAGTATGCGGTGCAATATTATAAAAAGAATTTTTTTCACATGATTGTCGGCGACCTGCCCTACGGGGTGCAGCATGCCAATGTGACCGATG
The sequence above is drawn from the Oscillospiraceae bacterium genome and encodes:
- a CDS encoding thiamine diphosphokinase, translated to MQNPICYIFGAGEHYGPPPVPVSGDLVIAADGGLTYLEQHGLTPHLLVGDFDSLTKKPSSELKTVVLPKVKDDTDMVAALREGKNRGYRVFHIYGGTGGRLDHTLANIQCIADLAQNGCKGCLFDRDTVITAIHNDKINFPASAHGVVSAFAHTETCTDVYERGLKYPLTDASLYNTYPLGVSNEFTGVNSEISVREGTLIVIYPKDIKISF
- a CDS encoding glutamate synthase-related protein; this encodes MIQYPKNNDVLNTVNRGNPAESGLCTLCRADCTGKCETWMSSMKGRKLLYPRDFGAITAGSGNTIHEGVSYSALRIQGYSYGAHGLPKGLSNSADDCIFPNVSTETAFGKAVKTKSRVPMMTGALGSTFIAAKYWESFAIGAAIVGFPIVIGENVVGIDKEAVLKNGRIIKAPELERRIDVYLKYYDGYGAIIVQMNVEDTRNGVAEYLIEKYGDKVIIELKWGQGAKDIGGEIQVTSLEYALFLKDRGYIVDPDPRKPHVQEAFKSGAIKSFARHSRLGYTDKDNWMQVREDFMTEIAYLRKLGYKRITLKTGSYGMEALAMSIKFATEAKLDLLTVDGSGGGTGMSPWNMMENWGVPSIQLHSKAYEYAQLLAGKGADVVDMAFAGGLAREDHIFKALALGAPFTKLVCMGRALMIPGFVGANIEGVLHPERKEALNGNWAELPKTVSSEFGTTPEEIFAGYFDVKNKLGADEMKKIPLGAIGVWTLADKLTAGLQQLMAGARKFNVSAISRDDLFAANRETAKETGITYITDAGDETAKKILSF
- a CDS encoding exodeoxyribonuclease III encodes the protein MKFISWNVNGLRAVMNKGFPEFFAAADADIFCVQETKMQREQANIEFEGYTSYWNSADKKGYSGTAVFTRLEPLSVSYDFGTAEHSGEGRVITLEFDTFYFVTVYSPNSQNELARLPYRMLWEDAFRTYLTALDQQKPVIVCGDLNVAHQEIDLKNPKPNMGSAGFTNEEREKLTLLLESGFVDSFRMLYPDQIGAYTWWSYMFKAREHNAGWRIDYFLVSERLSKYIKDSVILSDVMGSDHCPVGLNIDLS